One segment of Sphingomonas qomolangmaensis DNA contains the following:
- a CDS encoding amidohydrolase gives MSPISRLIAAALVPALTVTPIAARAQTAAAPANDALKAEAAAGVEAQAKLVQEMVDSVFSFAEPGFQEFQTMEYLTGILAKNGFTITKGVAGIPTAWTATWGSGGPLIALGSDVDGLLGLSQMPGSPTLKPIVEGAPGHGEGHNSGMPLVIAAAIAAKQVMQKHKIPGRLMLWPGVAEELLATKAYYVREGLFKDVDACIFTHVSSDFGTGWGNMGNNALVSAEYSFKGKTAHSAGQPWEGRSALDAVELMDIAWNMRREHLPVTQRSHYVITEGGGQPNIVPDKATVWYYFRDQDFASVRKMYETGTEISKAAAMGTGTTVEHRLLGYAAPNFGNKPLAEAAWANIKAVGMPSWSADDQAFAKAVQTSNGRTPKPLSTEVLPLSTPDTRERSLGGGSDDIGDIMWTVPTITVRFPSNIPSLIGHNVLSAIAMATPIAHKGAVSGAKAVSMTVIDLMTSPQLVSEAKTFFTDVQLKDQKYDPVVTAADKPAIHLNQAVMERMRPALKPYYYDPKKHKSYLDQLGVSYPGAVGGQ, from the coding sequence ATGTCACCGATTTCACGTTTGATCGCGGCTGCGCTGGTGCCCGCGCTGACCGTCACGCCGATCGCCGCACGGGCGCAGACTGCCGCTGCCCCTGCCAACGACGCGCTCAAGGCCGAGGCGGCGGCGGGGGTCGAGGCGCAGGCCAAGCTGGTGCAGGAGATGGTCGATTCGGTCTTCAGCTTCGCCGAGCCGGGCTTTCAGGAATTCCAGACGATGGAATATCTGACCGGCATCCTCGCCAAGAACGGCTTCACGATCACCAAGGGAGTGGCGGGAATCCCCACCGCCTGGACCGCGACCTGGGGCAGCGGCGGGCCGCTGATCGCGCTGGGAAGCGACGTCGACGGCTTGCTGGGGTTGAGCCAGATGCCCGGGTCGCCGACGCTGAAACCCATCGTCGAGGGCGCGCCGGGGCATGGCGAGGGGCATAATTCGGGGATGCCGCTGGTGATCGCCGCGGCGATCGCCGCCAAGCAGGTGATGCAGAAGCACAAGATCCCCGGCCGGCTGATGCTGTGGCCCGGCGTCGCCGAGGAATTGCTCGCGACCAAGGCCTATTATGTCCGCGAAGGGCTGTTCAAGGATGTCGACGCCTGCATCTTCACCCATGTCAGCAGCGATTTCGGCACCGGCTGGGGCAATATGGGCAACAACGCGCTCGTCTCGGCCGAATATAGCTTCAAGGGCAAGACCGCGCATTCGGCGGGGCAGCCCTGGGAAGGTCGCAGCGCGCTCGACGCGGTCGAACTGATGGACATCGCCTGGAACATGCGGCGCGAGCATCTGCCGGTGACGCAGCGTTCGCACTACGTCATCACCGAGGGGGGCGGCCAGCCCAACATCGTCCCCGACAAGGCGACGGTCTGGTATTATTTCCGCGACCAGGACTTTGCCAGCGTCCGCAAGATGTACGAAACCGGCACCGAGATTTCGAAGGCGGCGGCGATGGGGACGGGCACGACGGTCGAGCACCGGTTGCTCGGCTATGCCGCGCCCAATTTCGGCAACAAGCCGCTCGCCGAGGCAGCCTGGGCGAATATCAAGGCGGTGGGCATGCCGAGCTGGTCGGCCGACGACCAGGCGTTCGCCAAGGCGGTGCAGACCAGCAACGGCCGCACCCCCAAGCCGCTGTCGACCGAAGTGCTGCCGCTATCGACCCCCGACACGCGCGAGCGATCGCTGGGCGGCGGATCGGACGATATCGGCGACATCATGTGGACGGTGCCGACGATCACAGTGCGCTTTCCGTCGAACATCCCCAGCCTGATCGGGCACAACGTGCTGTCGGCGATCGCGATGGCGACGCCGATCGCGCACAAGGGCGCGGTGTCGGGCGCCAAGGCGGTGTCGATGACGGTGATCGACCTGATGACCTCGCCGCAGCTGGTGTCCGAGGCCAAGACCTTCTTCACCGACGTCCAGCTGAAGGACCAGAAATACGACCCGGTGGTGACCGCCGCCGACAAGCCCGCGATCCATCTGAACCAGGCGGTGATGGAGCGGATGCGCCCGGCGCTGAAGCCCTATTATTACGACCCCAAGAAGCACAAATCCTATCTCGACCAACTGGGGGTGAGCTATCCCGGCGCGGTCGGGGGGCAATAG
- a CDS encoding TonB-dependent receptor plug domain-containing protein has protein sequence MQFSRSVAMPNAVVSLHRRRRLLLGAGAAMAMCLSAQIAAAQTAAQTAAQTAASQAVPDPLPADQTNSGPGKSSPGEGEMVNTPGGKPELATDPLSGESVVLDDGQDDGQIIITGSRIERDGYTAPTPVSVISAKELQTEAPANIADFVNTLPSVRGSSTASNSSGSLSNGLAGIASVNLRSLGANRTLVLFDGQRSVASSTTGIVDVNTFPQGLIERIEVVTGGASSAYGSDAVSGVINFILDRDFTGLKGDYEFGVTNYSDGANHKVSLTGGLPFADGRGHLIVSAEAFTQKGQHTIDRDWNQAGFFQIDNPAYTATNGQPARLVQGGIGTSQFTPGGLISTGPFRGTYFGTIGASGASLNQLQFGATNGQWMVGGDYEITRQGHVGSNTLIPDEDRSSIFGRVEYEVMPEATLFLTGSFAHYEGVSFYQQTPTTGVTLQVAPSAANGGLINAYLPTAFVSQVNAYNATPGNARVNTVAIGTSNAGIPAQGSNNTRDVFRIVGGVEGEFNAIGREWSWDAYVQRGVAKVDELLTNTWNTAKLALATDAVRAPAGNAAGIAAGTIVCRSTLTNAGNGCVPINRVGVGGVTQGALDYIFNDGNQPLREQTLTQTVSALNFSTKRLFDNWQGPVSIAFGAEARRESVTGTVDPQFNSGWIYGNYLVTEGQYSVYEGYLETVFPLFEGADLNGAYRLTNYSTSGSVSTWKVGLSWQPIDDFRLRGTVSRDIRAPNLGELFAPGTARTNTVNVPLAGGGFRADQFLEQTVGNADLAPEVAETYGAGIIFTPTFVPGFAASIDYYNIDLSGAISNYTAQTTVNLCYEQATAQACENITTTAGAGVTTAGAAITGIRLIPFNFVGIQSEGLDFEASYRRPLGDGQLTLRALATHYLSLYTDNGVDFPTQAAGQNSGNTPDWTYRLTAAYDQGGVGLQLTGRGLSGGVYDNSFIECQTTCPPSTVQNRTINDNQIEGAFYLDFAANYGFEVQGAKLQAFLSVRNLLDTDPVLVGNGPTGNNTPAYPQTNRNLYDFLGRVYRLGIRFSY, from the coding sequence ATGCAGTTTTCGCGCAGCGTCGCCATGCCCAACGCCGTCGTATCGCTTCACCGCCGCCGTCGCCTGCTGCTGGGCGCGGGTGCCGCAATGGCAATGTGCCTGAGCGCGCAGATCGCCGCCGCGCAGACGGCCGCCCAAACTGCCGCCCAGACTGCCGCATCGCAGGCGGTTCCCGATCCGTTGCCCGCCGACCAGACCAATAGCGGTCCGGGCAAGTCGTCGCCGGGCGAGGGCGAGATGGTCAATACGCCGGGGGGCAAGCCTGAGCTGGCGACCGATCCGCTGAGCGGCGAGAGCGTGGTGCTGGACGACGGGCAGGACGACGGGCAAATCATCATCACCGGGTCGCGGATCGAGCGCGACGGCTATACCGCGCCGACCCCGGTGAGCGTGATCAGCGCCAAGGAACTGCAGACCGAGGCTCCCGCCAACATCGCCGATTTCGTCAACACGCTGCCGTCGGTGCGCGGCAGTTCGACCGCGAGCAACTCGTCGGGGTCGCTTTCGAACGGGCTGGCGGGGATTGCTTCGGTAAACCTGCGCTCCCTGGGTGCCAACCGGACGTTGGTGCTGTTCGACGGGCAAAGATCGGTCGCGTCGTCGACCACCGGGATCGTCGACGTCAACACCTTCCCGCAAGGGCTGATCGAGCGGATCGAGGTCGTCACCGGCGGTGCGTCGTCGGCCTATGGCTCGGACGCTGTGTCGGGGGTGATCAACTTCATCCTCGATCGCGACTTCACCGGGCTCAAGGGCGATTACGAATTTGGCGTTACCAATTATTCGGACGGGGCGAACCATAAGGTGTCGCTGACGGGCGGCTTGCCCTTCGCCGATGGACGCGGCCATCTGATCGTGAGCGCCGAGGCGTTCACGCAAAAGGGCCAGCACACGATCGACCGCGACTGGAACCAGGCGGGCTTCTTCCAGATCGACAACCCCGCTTATACCGCGACCAACGGCCAGCCCGCGCGGCTGGTGCAAGGCGGGATCGGTACATCGCAGTTCACGCCGGGCGGGCTCATCAGCACCGGGCCGTTTCGCGGTACCTATTTCGGCACGATCGGCGCCAGCGGCGCGAGCCTGAACCAGCTGCAGTTCGGCGCGACCAACGGCCAGTGGATGGTCGGCGGCGACTACGAGATCACGCGGCAAGGCCATGTCGGTAGCAACACGCTGATCCCCGACGAGGACCGGTCGAGCATCTTCGGGCGTGTCGAATATGAGGTGATGCCCGAGGCGACCTTGTTCCTGACCGGCAGCTTCGCGCATTACGAAGGCGTCAGCTTCTACCAGCAGACGCCGACCACCGGGGTGACGCTGCAAGTGGCGCCGAGCGCGGCCAATGGCGGCTTGATCAACGCCTATCTGCCTACCGCCTTCGTCAGCCAGGTGAATGCGTACAACGCGACCCCAGGCAATGCGCGGGTGAACACCGTCGCGATCGGGACGAGCAATGCCGGCATCCCGGCGCAGGGCAGCAACAACACCCGCGACGTGTTTCGCATCGTCGGCGGGGTCGAGGGCGAGTTCAACGCGATCGGGCGCGAATGGAGCTGGGACGCCTATGTCCAGCGCGGCGTCGCCAAGGTCGACGAGCTGCTGACCAACACCTGGAACACGGCGAAGCTGGCGCTGGCGACCGATGCGGTGCGCGCGCCGGCGGGCAACGCCGCGGGGATCGCGGCCGGCACGATCGTCTGCCGATCTACGCTGACCAATGCGGGCAATGGCTGCGTGCCGATCAACCGGGTCGGGGTAGGCGGGGTGACGCAGGGCGCGCTCGACTATATCTTCAACGACGGCAACCAGCCGCTGCGCGAACAGACGCTGACGCAGACGGTGTCGGCGCTCAACTTCTCGACCAAACGCCTGTTCGACAATTGGCAGGGGCCGGTGTCGATCGCGTTCGGTGCCGAGGCGCGGCGCGAATCGGTGACCGGCACCGTCGATCCGCAGTTCAATTCGGGCTGGATCTACGGCAACTACCTCGTCACCGAGGGGCAATATTCGGTCTATGAAGGCTATCTCGAAACGGTGTTCCCGTTGTTCGAGGGTGCCGATTTGAACGGCGCCTACCGGCTGACTAACTATTCGACCTCGGGCAGCGTCAGCACCTGGAAAGTGGGACTGAGCTGGCAGCCGATCGACGATTTCCGGCTGCGCGGCACCGTCTCGCGCGACATCCGCGCACCCAACCTCGGCGAATTGTTCGCGCCGGGCACCGCGCGGACCAACACCGTCAACGTGCCGCTGGCAGGGGGCGGCTTCCGCGCCGATCAGTTCCTCGAACAGACGGTGGGCAATGCCGATCTCGCGCCCGAAGTCGCCGAGACCTATGGCGCGGGGATCATCTTCACCCCGACCTTCGTGCCGGGGTTCGCGGCGTCGATCGATTACTATAATATCGACCTGAGCGGCGCGATCAGCAACTACACCGCGCAGACGACGGTGAACCTTTGCTACGAGCAGGCGACCGCGCAGGCGTGCGAGAACATCACCACCACCGCGGGCGCAGGCGTGACGACGGCGGGGGCGGCGATCACCGGCATCCGGCTGATCCCGTTCAACTTCGTCGGTATCCAGTCCGAAGGGCTCGATTTCGAGGCGAGCTATCGCCGTCCGCTGGGCGACGGGCAGCTGACGCTGCGCGCGCTGGCGACGCATTATCTGAGCCTCTACACCGACAATGGCGTCGATTTCCCGACCCAGGCGGCGGGGCAGAATAGCGGCAATACCCCCGACTGGACCTATCGCCTGACCGCCGCCTACGACCAGGGCGGGGTCGGACTCCAGCTGACCGGGCGCGGGCTGTCGGGCGGGGTGTACGACAACAGCTTCATCGAGTGCCAGACGACCTGCCCGCCCTCGACGGTACAGAACCGCACGATCAACGACAACCAGATCGAAGGCGCCTTCTACCTCGATTTCGCGGCGAATTATGGCTTCGAGGTGCAGGGGGCCAAGCTGCAGGCGTTCCTGTCGGTGCGCAACCTGCTCGATACCGATCCGGTGCTGGTGGGCAACGGCCCGACGGGCAACAATACCCCCGCTTATCCGCAGACCAACCGCAACCTCTACGACTTTCTCGGCCGCGTATATCGGCTGGGAATCCGCTTCTCATACTGA
- a CDS encoding Lrp/AsnC family transcriptional regulator, translated as MPETITNDLNSTDFRILRELVKDGRASDVALGERVHLSSTATARRRKLLEERGIIQGYTADVDMAKLGFSIGVLVQIELSSQAEQVLNEFEAAVVKCPSMSFCSFVSGDIDFIMMVHVKSFDDYDRVYRKELSTLPHVARVRSSFLMREVTTRQVAPTALRATLVR; from the coding sequence TTGCCCGAAACCATCACCAACGATCTGAACTCCACCGATTTTCGAATCTTGCGTGAATTGGTCAAGGACGGGCGCGCGTCCGACGTCGCGCTGGGCGAGCGGGTGCATCTTTCGAGCACTGCTACCGCGCGCCGCCGCAAGCTGCTCGAGGAACGCGGGATCATCCAGGGCTATACCGCCGATGTCGACATGGCGAAGCTTGGGTTCAGCATCGGCGTGCTGGTGCAGATCGAACTGAGCAGCCAGGCCGAGCAGGTGCTCAACGAGTTCGAGGCGGCGGTGGTGAAATGTCCCTCGATGTCGTTCTGCAGCTTCGTATCGGGCGACATCGATTTCATCATGATGGTGCACGTCAAATCGTTCGACGATTACGACCGCGTGTATCGCAAGGAATTGTCGACGCTGCCGCATGTCGCGCGGGTGCGCAGCAGCTTCCTGATGCGCGAAGTAACGACTCGCCAGGTCGCGCCGACGGCATTGCGCGCGACCCTGGTGCGCTGA
- a CDS encoding zinc-dependent metalloprotease, with translation MQMKWWMTAAAVSLVGAIPAHAQSQQTAPTLLPVRANPADGRVLFTLPAADADGVSGRFLYATALRTGLGSADLRLDRGMLGGEQIIAFRRIGEKVAVTFENHRFRATGDTKVAEGGRTSFPFSIVAMLEVVDTGDRGPLVVDMTPFLTRDVIGIADTLNRGAPAGASPGGAGGGGGGGRGFRLAEGLSAVDTASVKAFPDNIEIDALQTYQTETPGREVERLSPEPRQTSFVVHHSFIRLPAPGYTARAFDIRSAAGGNQYYDYGTPLGAPVVQQVANRFRLEKTDPAAARSPVKKPIVFYIDRAAPEPIRTALMEGVNYWTRAFDAAGLVGAFRAELLPEDADPLDVRYNMVNWSNRLTRGWSYGGGIVDPRTGEIVKGNVVIGALRVRQDMIIFEGLVGTAGNGSGGPQDPVRASLDRIRQLGAHEVGHAIGIMHNFAASTQERASVMDYPGPRLKLTDGRIDLSDAYAPPGGKWDDFTVDWLYADPAPGIDPDAAARAKAKAAMASGMRFITDVDGRSADAASSWGSMWDDGADPVAHLRQTLAVRRVALTNFGPAVLRQDEPLSNLRRKFVPVWLLHRYAAEAAGKLIGGIDYSYAVAGDGQPPAIPVAADVQLAAIDAMLATLSADTLTVPAALVMPLSSATTARDDPQYTQEIFRTSGAAAFDPLVAADVAAQVTLGSLLAPARLARMVEQHRRDPSLPGLDTLFDRLEAAAIAPRQDAVGRRIAFRTVMSMARAGRDPMASPEVAAAIGDRLQRLATSFGQRGSGEDAAWRRHLATLLADDERLERELDKMPATPPVPPGMPIGETGWFGD, from the coding sequence ATGCAGATGAAATGGTGGATGACGGCGGCCGCCGTATCGCTGGTCGGCGCAATTCCGGCGCATGCGCAGTCTCAGCAAACCGCTCCCACCCTGCTCCCGGTCCGCGCAAACCCCGCCGACGGCCGCGTGCTCTTCACCCTCCCCGCCGCCGATGCGGATGGCGTCTCGGGTCGCTTTCTCTACGCCACCGCACTGCGCACCGGGCTCGGCTCGGCCGATCTCCGCCTCGATCGCGGGATGCTCGGCGGCGAGCAGATCATCGCCTTTCGCCGGATCGGCGAGAAGGTCGCCGTCACCTTCGAGAACCACCGATTCCGCGCCACCGGCGACACCAAGGTGGCCGAAGGCGGCCGCACCAGCTTCCCCTTCAGCATCGTCGCGATGCTCGAGGTGGTCGATACCGGGGACCGCGGCCCGCTAGTAGTCGACATGACCCCCTTCCTCACCCGCGACGTGATCGGCATCGCCGACACGCTCAACCGCGGTGCCCCCGCCGGTGCGAGCCCCGGCGGCGCGGGTGGCGGTGGCGGCGGCGGACGCGGCTTCCGCCTCGCCGAGGGCCTGAGCGCGGTCGATACCGCTTCGGTCAAAGCCTTCCCCGACAATATCGAGATCGACGCGCTCCAGACCTATCAGACCGAGACGCCGGGCCGCGAAGTCGAACGCCTGTCCCCCGAACCGCGCCAGACCAGCTTCGTCGTCCACCACAGCTTCATCCGCCTGCCAGCGCCCGGCTACACCGCGCGCGCGTTCGACATCCGCTCGGCGGCGGGCGGCAACCAATATTACGACTATGGCACGCCGCTCGGCGCGCCGGTGGTGCAACAGGTCGCCAACCGCTTCCGCCTCGAAAAGACCGATCCCGCGGCAGCACGCTCGCCGGTCAAGAAGCCGATCGTCTTCTATATCGATCGCGCCGCCCCCGAACCGATCCGCACCGCGCTGATGGAGGGCGTGAACTATTGGACCCGCGCCTTCGACGCGGCCGGGCTGGTCGGTGCCTTCCGCGCTGAGTTGCTGCCCGAGGACGCCGATCCGCTCGACGTGCGCTACAACATGGTCAACTGGTCGAACCGGCTGACGCGCGGCTGGTCCTATGGCGGCGGCATCGTCGATCCGCGCACGGGCGAGATCGTGAAGGGCAATGTCGTCATCGGCGCGCTGCGCGTGCGCCAGGACATGATCATCTTCGAAGGACTGGTCGGTACCGCGGGCAATGGCAGCGGCGGCCCGCAGGACCCGGTCCGCGCCTCGCTCGACCGTATCCGCCAGCTTGGCGCGCACGAAGTCGGCCACGCGATCGGCATCATGCATAATTTCGCCGCCAGCACGCAGGAGCGCGCCTCGGTAATGGACTATCCCGGGCCGCGGCTGAAGCTCACCGACGGCCGCATCGACCTGTCCGACGCCTATGCCCCGCCCGGCGGCAAATGGGACGATTTCACCGTCGACTGGCTCTATGCCGATCCCGCCCCCGGCATCGACCCCGACGCCGCCGCGCGCGCCAAGGCCAAGGCCGCGATGGCAAGCGGCATGCGCTTCATCACCGATGTCGATGGCCGCTCGGCCGATGCCGCCAGCTCTTGGGGCAGCATGTGGGACGACGGCGCCGACCCGGTCGCGCATCTTCGCCAGACGCTCGCGGTACGCCGCGTCGCGCTCACCAATTTCGGCCCAGCCGTGCTGCGACAGGACGAGCCACTGTCGAACCTGCGCCGCAAGTTCGTCCCCGTCTGGCTGCTCCATCGCTATGCCGCCGAAGCCGCGGGCAAGCTGATCGGCGGGATCGACTATAGCTATGCGGTCGCGGGCGACGGCCAGCCCCCCGCCATCCCGGTCGCCGCCGACGTGCAATTGGCGGCGATCGACGCGATGCTCGCGACGCTGTCGGCCGACACGCTGACGGTGCCGGCAGCGCTGGTAATGCCGCTGTCGTCGGCCACCACCGCGCGCGACGATCCGCAATATACCCAGGAGATCTTCCGCACCTCGGGCGCCGCAGCGTTCGATCCGCTGGTCGCCGCCGATGTCGCCGCGCAAGTGACGCTCGGCTCGCTGCTCGCCCCCGCACGCCTCGCGCGCATGGTCGAACAGCATCGCCGCGATCCATCGCTGCCCGGCCTCGACACGCTGTTCGACCGGCTCGAAGCCGCCGCGATCGCACCGCGCCAGGATGCGGTCGGACGCCGCATCGCTTTCCGCACCGTGATGAGCATGGCGCGTGCGGGACGCGATCCGATGGCCTCGCCCGAGGTCGCCGCGGCGATCGGCGACCGGCTGCAACGCCTCGCGACCAGCTTCGGCCAGCGCGGATCGGGCGAGGATGCCGCCTGGCGCCGCCACTTGGCGACTTTGCTCGCCGACGACGAGCGGCTCGAGCGCGAGCTCGACAAGATGCCCGCCACCCCGCCGGTCCCGCCGGGCATGCCGATCGGCGAAACCGGCTGGTTCGGCGACTGA
- a CDS encoding copper resistance protein B, with product MIGLSIAAALSAVPVAQDHSAHGAAAPAAPMPQANGCTPEHAAMGHCEMPASAEPAPQPSDADCPPEHAAMGHCTPKPAPAAGRPASAPPLPAGNAPAPEIAEADYADRIWGRDAMAPVRAAIRAEHGGASFSQIMIDIAELQIRSGREGYRWEGEAWFGGDINRLVVKTEGEGVFGSGPEDAEAQALYSRAIGPYFNLQAGARQDFAPGTPTYAVIGVEGLAPYWFEVEAHGFVSTSGDLLARVAASYDQRLTQRLILQPRAELNLAAQDVPQSGIGAGLSDAEFDLRLRYEIVREFAPYVGISHTMKTGRTADFARANGEGASSTSFVVGVRAWF from the coding sequence ATGATCGGCCTGTCGATCGCCGCGGCGCTGTCGGCGGTGCCGGTTGCGCAGGACCATTCGGCGCATGGGGCGGCGGCACCCGCTGCACCCATGCCGCAGGCGAACGGCTGCACCCCCGAACACGCCGCGATGGGCCATTGCGAGATGCCCGCGTCCGCCGAGCCGGCGCCGCAACCGAGCGACGCCGATTGCCCGCCCGAACATGCGGCGATGGGGCATTGCACGCCCAAGCCCGCTCCAGCCGCCGGTCGCCCGGCGTCGGCCCCACCGCTGCCCGCCGGCAATGCGCCCGCGCCCGAAATCGCCGAGGCGGACTATGCCGATCGCATCTGGGGCCGCGATGCGATGGCGCCGGTCCGCGCCGCGATCCGCGCCGAACATGGCGGCGCCAGCTTCAGCCAGATCATGATCGACATCGCCGAGCTGCAAATCCGCAGCGGTCGCGAAGGCTATCGCTGGGAAGGCGAAGCCTGGTTCGGCGGCGACATCAACCGGCTGGTTGTGAAAACCGAGGGGGAGGGCGTGTTCGGCAGCGGACCCGAGGATGCAGAGGCGCAGGCGCTGTATAGCCGAGCGATCGGGCCCTATTTCAACCTGCAGGCAGGCGCGCGGCAAGACTTTGCGCCCGGGACGCCGACCTATGCGGTGATTGGCGTCGAGGGATTGGCGCCCTATTGGTTCGAGGTCGAAGCGCATGGCTTCGTATCGACCAGCGGCGACCTGCTAGCGCGCGTGGCGGCGAGCTACGACCAGCGCCTCACCCAGCGGCTGATCCTGCAGCCGCGAGCCGAACTGAACCTGGCGGCGCAGGACGTGCCCCAGAGCGGTATCGGCGCAGGCCTGTCCGATGCCGAGTTCGACCTGCGGCTTCGCTACGAAATCGTCCGCGAATTCGCGCCCTATGTCGGCATCTCGCACACGATGAAGACCGGACGAACCGCCGACTTCGCCCGGGCGAATGGCGAGGGCGCTTCGTCGACGAGTTTCGTGGTCGGAGTCCGGGCGTGGTTCTGA
- a CDS encoding copper resistance system multicopper oxidase — translation MSAKIDRRALLRGVATGGAGAALAGWMPAWAQTHHAGLSPALPSVSGEDIRLTIGHVMRTIDGRSSHGIGINGTVPGPLIRLREGQTVRLHVDNQLDEDSSIHWHGLILPFHMDGVPGVSFPGIAARSTFTYEFPIRQAGTYWYHSHSGLQEQMGHYGPIVIDPAGTDPVTSDREHVIVLSDHSPLHPHAIFKKLKQMGGYFNYQKQTLADQLKGRGQSAAERAEWGAMRMDPTDVADVTGSTYTYLVNGHGPTDHWTALFRPGERVRLRFVNASAMTTFNVRIPGLKITIVQADGLPVRPVSVDEFQIAVAETYDAIVEPADNRAYALVAESVDRSGMAVAMLSPRAGMAAKVPPLRQRPLATMKDMGMGAMDHGGGGMDHAAMGHGGAIAAPIVDPACPPEHAQMGHCTPGATTPLPGGGAAAAAGGMDHSMRDFSVVPESVAKTPTVQSISPMPIDRTGEPGQGLADAGHRVLVYRDLVALERNPDVRAPDRELEIHLTGNMERYMWAFDGRKFSEITKPIGFLEGERVRVKLVNDTMMGHPIHLHGHFFELVTGHGDHSPRKHTVNVQPGGIVTFDFTADAVGDWAFHCHMLYHMHAGMMQVVSVRPRGDAA, via the coding sequence ATGAGCGCGAAAATCGATCGGCGCGCGCTGTTGCGCGGTGTCGCCACCGGCGGCGCGGGCGCGGCGCTGGCGGGGTGGATGCCCGCCTGGGCGCAGACCCACCATGCGGGGCTGTCGCCCGCGCTCCCCAGCGTCTCGGGCGAGGATATCCGGCTTACGATCGGGCACGTCATGCGCACGATCGACGGGCGATCGAGCCACGGCATCGGCATCAACGGCACCGTCCCCGGCCCGCTGATCCGGCTGCGCGAGGGACAGACGGTGCGACTGCACGTCGACAACCAGCTCGACGAGGACAGCTCGATCCACTGGCATGGGCTGATCCTGCCGTTCCACATGGATGGCGTGCCCGGGGTGAGCTTTCCCGGCATCGCCGCGCGATCGACCTTCACCTATGAATTCCCGATCCGGCAGGCGGGGACCTATTGGTATCACAGCCATTCGGGGCTGCAGGAACAGATGGGGCATTATGGCCCGATCGTCATCGATCCCGCGGGCACCGACCCGGTCACGTCGGATCGCGAGCACGTCATCGTGCTGTCGGATCACAGCCCGCTTCACCCGCATGCGATCTTCAAGAAATTGAAGCAGATGGGGGGATATTTCAACTATCAGAAGCAGACCCTCGCCGATCAGCTGAAGGGCAGGGGGCAGTCCGCCGCCGAGCGCGCCGAATGGGGTGCGATGCGCATGGACCCGACCGACGTCGCCGACGTCACCGGATCGACCTATACCTATCTGGTCAACGGCCACGGCCCCACGGACCATTGGACCGCGCTGTTCCGGCCCGGCGAGCGGGTTCGGCTGCGCTTCGTCAACGCATCGGCGATGACGACCTTCAACGTCCGCATCCCCGGGCTGAAGATCACCATCGTCCAGGCGGATGGCCTGCCGGTGCGACCCGTGAGCGTCGACGAATTCCAGATCGCGGTCGCCGAGACCTATGACGCGATCGTCGAGCCCGCCGACAACCGCGCCTATGCATTGGTCGCCGAGAGCGTCGATCGGTCGGGGATGGCGGTCGCGATGCTCAGCCCGCGCGCGGGAATGGCGGCGAAAGTCCCACCGCTGCGCCAGCGTCCGCTCGCGACGATGAAGGACATGGGCATGGGCGCGATGGACCATGGCGGCGGGGGGATGGATCATGCCGCGATGGGGCATGGCGGTGCGATTGCGGCGCCGATCGTCGACCCTGCCTGTCCGCCCGAACATGCGCAAATGGGGCATTGCACGCCCGGCGCGACGACACCGCTTCCTGGCGGCGGCGCAGCGGCGGCAGCCGGCGGCATGGACCATTCGATGCGCGACTTTTCGGTCGTTCCCGAGAGCGTCGCCAAGACCCCGACGGTCCAGAGCATTTCGCCGATGCCGATCGACCGCACCGGCGAGCCCGGTCAAGGGCTGGCCGATGCCGGGCACCGCGTATTGGTGTATCGCGACCTGGTCGCGCTCGAGCGGAACCCCGATGTCCGCGCGCCCGATCGCGAGCTCGAAATCCATCTGACCGGCAATATGGAACGCTATATGTGGGCGTTCGACGGGCGCAAATTCTCCGAGATTACCAAGCCGATCGGCTTCCTCGAAGGCGAACGGGTGCGCGTCAAGCTGGTCAACGACACGATGATGGGCCACCCGATCCACCTGCACGGCCATTTCTTCGAGCTGGTGACGGGGCATGGCGATCATTCGCCGCGAAAGCACACCGTCAACGTCCAGCCCGGCGGGATCGTCACCTTCGACTTCACCGCCGATGCGGTGGGCGACTGGGCGTTTCACTGCCATATGCTGTACCATATGCACGCCGGCATGATGCAGGTGGTGTCGGTGCGCCCGCGCGGGGACGCCGCATGA